One window of the Aquila chrysaetos chrysaetos chromosome 8, bAquChr1.4, whole genome shotgun sequence genome contains the following:
- the CHGB gene encoding secretogranin-1 isoform X2, which yields MVTQCIVEVLSNALSKPNAPPINPECKEILKKSDRNDRQRSEKQLEVRHLKDLAEIEKHHTGSVEKEPSQAEEESKKYMKGSDEEKLGHKEGKSKEEEDGLHTPIREERLHTEEKKHYQETGREEEKSYHSEEESKESKHHDEEVEHAVLNKKSHSGGTSTEEFPDGNDQHPMGHWHSEEGMQSPKRIHEGEEGEAEEERSEKYHHESKERDFSHQQEHEELDESEETEEEKQPYKPKRYHGKHRMGDFSEKKRGHGGEKEELAEESNTEEAYLWDKRNHHQKHHEESEQQREEKSGYRGRHGSEEVEEKRHAGQESEYRERWQQSEESSEEENKRHRHSEESNEKWHEERRHRDGSHEVRRQHSEGRMYLGDESEEELDRYLSGGSKEEQHHAGGRYRLWDNEDEGSQKAYTQERKGQARRHYSTEDSVEQQRYPGSSEEEEEVEKKHHSSNQMENEEENMEEGRYAEREEYTSHLPAENEKRTVVSYSPFYPLLWWKSRHFQKRDNTGEQLLEGKEESRPTLNEKSLFPEYNDYDWWEKKQILSALNHGRIDKRSLGKMNRYDMKRQYNKMDQLAQLLNYRKKSAEFPELYNSGEDMKKRHVIGNDRRSLSQRPLTEEEEKELENLATMDLELQKIAEKFNDNRRG from the exons ATG gtAACACAGTGCATAGTGGAAGTTCTGTCCAATGCTCTGTCTAAGCCAAATGCACCACCAATTAATCCTGAATGCAAAGAAATCCTGAAGAAGA GTGATAGAAATGACAGACAGAGAAGCGAAAAACAACTTGAAGTGAGGCATTTGAAAGACCTAGCAGAGATTGAAAAACATCACACTGGGAGTGTGGAGAAAGAACCAAGTCAGGCAGAAGAGGAATCTAAAAAGTACATGAAAGGAAGTGATGAGGAGAAGCTTGGTCACAAGGAAGGTAAAagcaaggaagaggaggatggaCTCCACACACCAATTCGAGAAGAGAGACttcatacagaagaaaagaaacactatCAGGAAactggaagagaggaggagaagagttaccacagtgaagaagaaagcaaagagagcaAGCATCATGACGAAGAGGTAGAGCATGCTGTTCTCAACAAGAAGTCCCACTCTGGAGGCACAAGCACAGAGGAGTTCCCTGATGGGAATGATCAGCACCCCATGGGCCACTGGCACTCAGAGGAGGGAATGCAGAGCCCAAAAAGAATCCATGAAGGTGaagagggagaggcagaggaagaaagaagtgaaaaataccaCCATGAGTCTAAGGAACGTGATTTCTCCCATCAGCAAGAACATGAAGAATTGGATGAGAGTgaagaaacagaggaggaaaagcaaccCTACAAACCCAAACGTTATCATGGGAAGCATAGAATGGGTGACTTCTCTGAAAAGAAGAGGGGCCATGGTGGTGAGAAAGAGGAACTAGCTGAGGAGTCAAACACAGAGGAGGCCTATCTCTGGGACAAGAGGAACCACCATCAGAAACATCATGAAGAGTCTGAGCAGCAGCGTGAGGAGAAGAGTGGTTATCGTGGGAGGCATGGGTCTGAAGAGGTGGAGGAGAAGAGGCATGCAGGCCAGGAAAGTGAGTACAGAGAAAGGTGGCAGCAGAGTGAAGAGAgcagtgaagaagaaaacaagaggcaTCGCCACAGTGAAGAAAGTAATGAGAAATGGCACGAGGAGAGGAGACACCGTGATGGATCACATGAGGTGAGGAGGCAGCATTCTGAGGGAAGGATGTATCTTGGAGATGAAAGTGAGGAAGAGCTGGATAGGTATCTCAGTGGCGGCAGCAAGGAGGAGCAGCATCATGCTGGAGGGAGATACCGCTTGTGGGACAATGAAGATGAAGGGTCACAGAAAGCATACACTCAAGAGCGCAAAGGGCAAGCCAGAAGACACTACAGCACTGAGGACAGTGTAGAGCAACAGCGCTACCCTGGcagcagtgaggaggaggaggaagtagAAAAGAAGCATCACAGCAGTAATCAGATGGAAAACGAAGAGGAGAATATGGAGGAGGGAAGATACGCAGAGAGGGAAGAGTACACAAGCCATCTCCCTGCAGAGAATGAGAAGAGGACCGTGGTATCCTACAGCCCTTTCTACCCACTGCTGTGGTGGAAAAGCCGGCACTTTCAGAAAAGGGACAACACAGGAGAGCAGCTTCTGGAGGGCAAAGAGGAAAGCAGGCCCACTCTGAATGAGAAGAGTCTTTTCCCTGAATATAATGACTATGACTggtgggagaaaaagcaaatcctAAGTGCTCTGAACCATGGACGCATTGACAAGAGGAGTCTTGGCAAAATGAACAGATACGATATGAAAAGGCAATACAACAAGATGGATCAACTTGCACAACTTCTGAATTACAGGAAGAAATCAGCTGAATTCCCAGAATTGTACAATTCTggagaagacatgaaaaaacGTCACGTAATCGGGAATGACAGAAGAAGTCTGAGCCAGAGGCCTCTGACAGAAGAGGAG
- the CHGB gene encoding secretogranin-1 isoform X1, with protein MGPLALLGLLGAAALAGVSAVPVEKDHIEEMVTQCIVEVLSNALSKPNAPPINPECKEILKKSDRNDRQRSEKQLEVRHLKDLAEIEKHHTGSVEKEPSQAEEESKKYMKGSDEEKLGHKEGKSKEEEDGLHTPIREERLHTEEKKHYQETGREEEKSYHSEEESKESKHHDEEVEHAVLNKKSHSGGTSTEEFPDGNDQHPMGHWHSEEGMQSPKRIHEGEEGEAEEERSEKYHHESKERDFSHQQEHEELDESEETEEEKQPYKPKRYHGKHRMGDFSEKKRGHGGEKEELAEESNTEEAYLWDKRNHHQKHHEESEQQREEKSGYRGRHGSEEVEEKRHAGQESEYRERWQQSEESSEEENKRHRHSEESNEKWHEERRHRDGSHEVRRQHSEGRMYLGDESEEELDRYLSGGSKEEQHHAGGRYRLWDNEDEGSQKAYTQERKGQARRHYSTEDSVEQQRYPGSSEEEEEVEKKHHSSNQMENEEENMEEGRYAEREEYTSHLPAENEKRTVVSYSPFYPLLWWKSRHFQKRDNTGEQLLEGKEESRPTLNEKSLFPEYNDYDWWEKKQILSALNHGRIDKRSLGKMNRYDMKRQYNKMDQLAQLLNYRKKSAEFPELYNSGEDMKKRHVIGNDRRSLSQRPLTEEEEKELENLATMDLELQKIAEKFNDNRRG; from the exons gtGTCAGTGCAGTTCCAGTAGAAAAAGACCATATTGAAGAAATG gtAACACAGTGCATAGTGGAAGTTCTGTCCAATGCTCTGTCTAAGCCAAATGCACCACCAATTAATCCTGAATGCAAAGAAATCCTGAAGAAGA GTGATAGAAATGACAGACAGAGAAGCGAAAAACAACTTGAAGTGAGGCATTTGAAAGACCTAGCAGAGATTGAAAAACATCACACTGGGAGTGTGGAGAAAGAACCAAGTCAGGCAGAAGAGGAATCTAAAAAGTACATGAAAGGAAGTGATGAGGAGAAGCTTGGTCACAAGGAAGGTAAAagcaaggaagaggaggatggaCTCCACACACCAATTCGAGAAGAGAGACttcatacagaagaaaagaaacactatCAGGAAactggaagagaggaggagaagagttaccacagtgaagaagaaagcaaagagagcaAGCATCATGACGAAGAGGTAGAGCATGCTGTTCTCAACAAGAAGTCCCACTCTGGAGGCACAAGCACAGAGGAGTTCCCTGATGGGAATGATCAGCACCCCATGGGCCACTGGCACTCAGAGGAGGGAATGCAGAGCCCAAAAAGAATCCATGAAGGTGaagagggagaggcagaggaagaaagaagtgaaaaataccaCCATGAGTCTAAGGAACGTGATTTCTCCCATCAGCAAGAACATGAAGAATTGGATGAGAGTgaagaaacagaggaggaaaagcaaccCTACAAACCCAAACGTTATCATGGGAAGCATAGAATGGGTGACTTCTCTGAAAAGAAGAGGGGCCATGGTGGTGAGAAAGAGGAACTAGCTGAGGAGTCAAACACAGAGGAGGCCTATCTCTGGGACAAGAGGAACCACCATCAGAAACATCATGAAGAGTCTGAGCAGCAGCGTGAGGAGAAGAGTGGTTATCGTGGGAGGCATGGGTCTGAAGAGGTGGAGGAGAAGAGGCATGCAGGCCAGGAAAGTGAGTACAGAGAAAGGTGGCAGCAGAGTGAAGAGAgcagtgaagaagaaaacaagaggcaTCGCCACAGTGAAGAAAGTAATGAGAAATGGCACGAGGAGAGGAGACACCGTGATGGATCACATGAGGTGAGGAGGCAGCATTCTGAGGGAAGGATGTATCTTGGAGATGAAAGTGAGGAAGAGCTGGATAGGTATCTCAGTGGCGGCAGCAAGGAGGAGCAGCATCATGCTGGAGGGAGATACCGCTTGTGGGACAATGAAGATGAAGGGTCACAGAAAGCATACACTCAAGAGCGCAAAGGGCAAGCCAGAAGACACTACAGCACTGAGGACAGTGTAGAGCAACAGCGCTACCCTGGcagcagtgaggaggaggaggaagtagAAAAGAAGCATCACAGCAGTAATCAGATGGAAAACGAAGAGGAGAATATGGAGGAGGGAAGATACGCAGAGAGGGAAGAGTACACAAGCCATCTCCCTGCAGAGAATGAGAAGAGGACCGTGGTATCCTACAGCCCTTTCTACCCACTGCTGTGGTGGAAAAGCCGGCACTTTCAGAAAAGGGACAACACAGGAGAGCAGCTTCTGGAGGGCAAAGAGGAAAGCAGGCCCACTCTGAATGAGAAGAGTCTTTTCCCTGAATATAATGACTATGACTggtgggagaaaaagcaaatcctAAGTGCTCTGAACCATGGACGCATTGACAAGAGGAGTCTTGGCAAAATGAACAGATACGATATGAAAAGGCAATACAACAAGATGGATCAACTTGCACAACTTCTGAATTACAGGAAGAAATCAGCTGAATTCCCAGAATTGTACAATTCTggagaagacatgaaaaaacGTCACGTAATCGGGAATGACAGAAGAAGTCTGAGCCAGAGGCCTCTGACAGAAGAGGAG